A section of the Pimelobacter simplex genome encodes:
- a CDS encoding RNA polymerase sigma factor, with amino-acid sequence MSDQPAGASDDVRRIGHDPDAFEAFYRAHLELVQRFVARRVSDPHLAADLTADVFLAAVDAAGGYDPRRGRPAAWVTGVARNVVAAEFRRQGRQRTAVRKVAGRRLLDGDSLARIEERIDAERETRQLYDALGALRPRDRALMELVAIEGLSVTDAAAVLGVKPATARVRLHRSRRLVQSHLQPPHPVAEAALAPEVPS; translated from the coding sequence ATGAGCGACCAGCCCGCCGGTGCCTCGGACGACGTCCGCCGCATCGGCCACGACCCCGACGCCTTCGAGGCGTTCTACCGCGCTCACCTCGAGCTGGTGCAGCGGTTCGTCGCTCGCCGGGTGAGCGATCCGCACCTCGCGGCCGACCTGACGGCCGACGTCTTCCTCGCCGCCGTGGACGCCGCCGGCGGCTACGACCCGCGCCGGGGGAGACCGGCGGCATGGGTCACCGGGGTCGCGCGCAACGTCGTGGCCGCGGAGTTCCGCCGCCAGGGACGCCAGCGCACCGCCGTCCGCAAGGTCGCCGGGCGCCGCCTCCTCGACGGCGACAGCCTGGCCCGGATCGAGGAGCGGATCGACGCCGAGCGCGAGACCCGCCAGCTGTACGACGCCCTGGGCGCCCTGCGTCCCCGCGACCGCGCGCTCATGGAGCTGGTCGCGATCGAGGGCCTGTCGGTCACCGACGCGGCGGCCGTGCTGGGGGTGAAGCCGGCCACCGCGCGGGTCCGGCTGCACCGCAGCCGGCGCCTGGTCCAGTCCCACCTGCAGCCCCCGCACCCCGTCGCGGAGGCCGCACTCGCACCGGAGGTTCCGTCATGA
- the rpmG gene encoding 50S ribosomal protein L33 encodes MASKSSDVRPKITLACVDCKERNYITKKNRRNDPDRIELSKFCPRCRKHTAHRETR; translated from the coding sequence GTGGCCAGCAAGAGCAGTGACGTTCGCCCCAAGATCACGCTCGCGTGCGTGGACTGCAAGGAGCGCAACTACATCACCAAGAAGAACCGGCGCAACGACCCCGACCGCATCGAGCTGTCGAAGTTCTGCCCGCGCTGCCGCAAGCACACCGCGCACCGCGAGACCCGCTGA
- a CDS encoding DUF4232 domain-containing protein: MKRALGFLAVLTALPVLTACTGEPEAAPAEPGVTTAAPGHEELAPGWDESPDGAAPTPDEELDDAALSALLRTRATASGAEHCTPDRVAVTLEGFDQAAGHRYSRVVVRNTGDGPCVVEGVPGVGARGTWGTTFVNEVGPGTSEAPAGPVRLAPGERATSDLEWTGDLAGAEPESERASLLVLQLARGQVPVAVPARIAGDTPDDPTLDIGPLTTVRLTPFRR, from the coding sequence GTGAAGCGTGCTCTCGGGTTCCTGGCCGTACTCACCGCGTTGCCGGTGCTGACCGCCTGCACCGGCGAGCCGGAGGCAGCGCCGGCCGAGCCCGGTGTCACGACGGCCGCGCCCGGGCACGAGGAGCTCGCGCCCGGGTGGGACGAGAGCCCGGACGGTGCCGCGCCGACTCCCGACGAGGAGCTCGACGACGCCGCGCTGTCGGCGCTGCTGCGCACCCGGGCGACGGCGTCCGGCGCCGAGCACTGCACCCCCGACCGGGTCGCGGTCACGCTGGAGGGCTTCGACCAGGCGGCCGGGCACCGCTACAGCCGGGTCGTCGTCCGCAACACCGGGGACGGGCCGTGCGTGGTCGAGGGGGTGCCCGGGGTGGGTGCCCGCGGGACCTGGGGGACGACGTTCGTCAACGAGGTGGGCCCGGGGACGTCCGAAGCCCCGGCGGGTCCGGTCCGGCTGGCGCCGGGGGAGCGGGCCACGAGCGACCTGGAGTGGACCGGCGACCTCGCCGGTGCCGAGCCCGAGTCCGAGCGCGCGTCGCTGCTCGTGCTCCAGCTCGCGCGCGGTCAGGTTCCGGTCGCCGTGCCGGCGCGGATCGCCGGGGACACCCCCGACGACCCGACGCTCGACATCGGGCCGCTCACCACCGTGCGGCTGACGCCGTTCAGGCGCTGA
- a CDS encoding MaoC family dehydratase N-terminal domain-containing protein translates to MPIDASLVGRAFPATQPLAVTEEAVSAFAAAVGGSAGGAVPPTFPIVVTFAALQDFLAAEQVELSRIVHGDQRFRYERPVVVGDALTATLTVTGVRSIGGNDIVATASEITDATGTLVCTATATLVHRGGAA, encoded by the coding sequence ATGCCGATCGACGCCTCCCTGGTCGGACGTGCCTTCCCCGCGACGCAGCCCCTGGCCGTCACCGAGGAGGCCGTCTCGGCCTTCGCGGCGGCCGTCGGCGGCAGCGCCGGGGGTGCCGTCCCGCCGACCTTCCCCATCGTGGTCACCTTCGCCGCCCTCCAGGACTTCCTCGCCGCCGAGCAGGTCGAGCTGTCCCGGATCGTGCACGGCGACCAGCGGTTCCGGTACGAGCGTCCGGTCGTCGTCGGCGACGCGCTCACCGCGACGCTGACCGTGACCGGGGTGCGGTCGATCGGCGGCAACGACATCGTCGCGACCGCCAGCGAGATCACCGACGCCACCGGCACCCTCGTCTGCACGGCGACCGCCACCCTCGTCCACCGTGGAGGTGCCGCATGA
- a CDS encoding amidase, producing MRVHAFTDDALGDLDAVGLAEHLAAGKLSPDEAVAAAIARVEAVNGDLNALAHPAFDQARAGARRPRPGFLSGVPTLVKDNVDVGGMPTRSGTDAWEPRPAKKNGDFADMYLGTGLVALGKSQLSEYGFSASAEHPRLGAVRSPWDTERTAGASSSGSAALVAAGAVPIAHANDGGGSIRIPAAVNGLVGLKPTRNRLAQDKLFRDMPIRIVSDGVVTRSVRDTAAFYREAERLHRNLELPPIGDLTRPIKRRLRVALNTSGVSRGADAETKALTEQTAALLESLGHTVIESEVPVGASFADDFLLYWSFLAQVMLTTGRPFHGRTWDRSKHDNLTLGLARHARRNLHKLPTAITRLKRTAAQAELYHEKYDVALTPTLATATPKIGHLDPTQDYETIMDRLLDWVAFTPWQNITGAPAISLPLATTSGGLPQGMMFGAAPGQEALLIELAYELEQARPFDRIQG from the coding sequence ATGCGCGTGCACGCCTTCACCGACGATGCCCTCGGAGACCTCGACGCGGTCGGCCTGGCCGAACACCTCGCCGCCGGCAAGCTCTCCCCCGACGAGGCCGTCGCGGCCGCGATCGCGCGCGTGGAGGCGGTCAACGGCGACCTCAACGCGCTGGCCCACCCGGCCTTCGACCAGGCCCGCGCCGGCGCCCGCCGTCCGCGTCCGGGCTTCCTGTCCGGCGTACCGACGCTGGTCAAGGACAACGTCGACGTCGGCGGCATGCCCACCCGCTCCGGCACCGACGCGTGGGAGCCGCGGCCGGCGAAGAAGAACGGCGACTTCGCCGACATGTACCTCGGGACCGGGCTGGTCGCGCTCGGCAAGAGCCAGCTCTCGGAGTACGGCTTCAGCGCCTCCGCGGAGCACCCGCGCCTGGGCGCCGTACGGTCGCCGTGGGACACCGAGCGGACCGCGGGTGCCTCGAGCTCGGGCTCCGCGGCGCTGGTGGCCGCGGGCGCCGTACCGATCGCCCACGCGAACGACGGCGGCGGCTCGATCCGGATCCCGGCCGCGGTCAACGGCCTGGTCGGCCTCAAGCCCACCCGCAACCGGCTGGCCCAGGACAAGCTGTTCCGCGACATGCCGATCCGGATCGTCTCCGACGGCGTCGTCACCCGCTCGGTGCGCGACACGGCCGCGTTCTACCGCGAGGCCGAGCGGCTCCACCGCAACCTCGAGCTGCCGCCCATCGGCGACCTCACCCGTCCCATCAAGCGCCGCCTGCGGGTCGCGCTCAACACCAGCGGCGTCAGTCGCGGCGCGGACGCCGAGACCAAGGCCCTGACCGAGCAGACCGCGGCCCTCCTGGAGAGCCTCGGGCACACCGTCATCGAGTCCGAGGTCCCCGTCGGAGCGTCGTTCGCCGACGACTTCCTGCTCTACTGGTCGTTCCTCGCGCAGGTGATGTTGACCACGGGCCGGCCCTTCCACGGCCGCACCTGGGACCGCTCGAAGCACGACAACCTCACCTTGGGCCTCGCCCGTCACGCCCGTCGCAACCTGCACAAGCTGCCCACCGCCATCACCCGCCTCAAGCGGACCGCGGCCCAGGCCGAGCTCTACCACGAGAAGTACGACGTCGCGCTCACCCCGACCCTCGCCACCGCGACCCCCAAGATCGGCCACCTCGACCCGACCCAGGACTACGAGACGATCATGGACCGGCTCCTCGACTGGGTCGCCTTCACGCCCTGGCAGAACATCACCGGTGCCCCGGCGATCTCGCTCCCGCTCGCGACCACCTCCGGCGGGCTGCCCCAGGGGATGATGTTCGGGGCCGCGCCGGGGCAGGAGGCACTGCTGATCGAGCTGGCGTACGAGCTGGAGCAGGCCCGCCCCTTCGACCGGATCCAGGGCTGA
- the rplK gene encoding 50S ribosomal protein L11 — MPPKKKIAALVKVQLQAGSATPAPPVGTALGPHGVNIMDFCKAYNAQTESMRGNVIPVEITIYEDRSFDFITKTPPAAELIKKAAGLKKGSGVPHKEKVGKLTKDQVREIATTKLPDLNANDIDAAMKIVEGTARSMGVTVEGA, encoded by the coding sequence ATGCCTCCCAAGAAGAAGATCGCCGCACTGGTCAAGGTGCAGCTGCAGGCCGGTTCGGCCACCCCGGCCCCGCCGGTCGGTACCGCCCTCGGTCCGCACGGCGTCAACATCATGGACTTCTGCAAGGCGTACAACGCGCAGACCGAGTCCATGCGCGGCAACGTCATCCCGGTCGAGATCACGATCTACGAGGACCGGTCCTTCGACTTCATCACGAAGACCCCGCCGGCCGCGGAGCTGATCAAGAAGGCCGCCGGCCTCAAGAAGGGCTCGGGCGTCCCGCACAAGGAGAAGGTCGGCAAGCTGACCAAGGACCAGGTGCGCGAGATCGCCACGACCAAGCTCCCCGACCTCAACGCCAACGACATCGACGCCGCCATGAAGATCGTGGAGGGCACCGCCCGCTCCATGGGCGTCACCGTCGAGGGCGCCTGA
- the secE gene encoding preprotein translocase subunit SecE encodes MADAPAVRGGRKDSSGGKQPEKRTGPVTFYRQVVAELRKVVYPTREQLGTYFVVVLVFVLVMIALVSVLDLALGKLAFQIFTGADDI; translated from the coding sequence GTGGCGGATGCTCCGGCAGTCCGTGGGGGCCGCAAGGACTCCTCGGGCGGCAAGCAGCCCGAGAAGCGCACCGGCCCGGTGACCTTCTACCGCCAGGTGGTCGCCGAGCTCCGCAAGGTCGTCTACCCGACCCGCGAGCAGCTGGGCACCTACTTCGTGGTCGTCCTCGTCTTCGTCCTCGTGATGATCGCGCTCGTCTCGGTGCTCGACCTTGCCCTGGGCAAGCTCGCGTTCCAGATCTTCACCGGCGCCGACGACATCTGA
- a CDS encoding adenosine deaminase has translation MRDLQALPKAHLHLHFTGSMRHATLLELAERDGIHLPDALVSEWPPHLTAADEKGWFRFQRLYDVARSVLRTEDDVRRLVREAAEDDVADGGRWLEIQVDPSGYGARFGGISAFTDLVLDAVRDASERTGLGIAVVIAANRTRHPLDARTLARLAGQYAGRGVVGFGLSNDERRGRTSDFAGAFAIAERAGLLLAPHGGELRGPEHIRVCLDSLHADRLGHGVRAAEDPDLLARIVDAGVALEVCPVSNVALGVYSDLTSVPLPTLLDAGATVALGADDPLLFGSRLAGQYATMRAAHDLGDDRLAELARMSFRASRAPQEVVDAALADIDAWLGA, from the coding sequence GTGCGGGATCTCCAGGCGTTGCCCAAGGCGCACCTCCACCTGCACTTCACCGGCTCGATGCGGCACGCCACGCTCCTCGAGCTCGCCGAGCGCGACGGCATCCACCTGCCCGACGCGCTCGTCTCCGAGTGGCCGCCGCACCTGACGGCCGCCGACGAGAAGGGCTGGTTCCGCTTCCAGCGCCTCTACGACGTCGCCCGCTCCGTGCTCCGCACCGAGGACGACGTACGACGGCTCGTGCGCGAGGCCGCCGAGGACGACGTCGCCGACGGTGGTCGCTGGCTCGAGATCCAGGTCGACCCCAGCGGCTACGGCGCCCGCTTCGGCGGGATCAGCGCCTTCACCGACCTGGTCCTCGACGCGGTCCGCGACGCCTCCGAGCGCACCGGCCTCGGCATCGCCGTCGTCATCGCCGCCAACCGCACCCGCCACCCGCTCGACGCGCGGACCCTGGCCCGCCTCGCCGGTCAGTACGCCGGACGCGGAGTGGTCGGCTTCGGGCTCTCCAACGACGAGCGCCGCGGCCGTACCTCCGACTTCGCCGGCGCCTTCGCGATCGCCGAGCGCGCCGGCCTCCTGCTCGCGCCCCACGGCGGCGAGCTGCGCGGGCCCGAGCACATCCGGGTCTGCCTCGACTCGCTCCACGCCGACCGCCTCGGCCACGGCGTCCGCGCCGCCGAGGACCCCGATCTCCTCGCCCGGATCGTCGACGCCGGCGTCGCCCTCGAGGTGTGCCCCGTCTCCAACGTCGCCCTCGGCGTCTACTCCGACCTCACCTCGGTGCCGCTCCCGACGCTCCTCGACGCGGGCGCCACCGTCGCCCTCGGCGCCGACGACCCGCTGCTGTTCGGCTCCCGCCTGGCCGGGCAGTACGCCACCATGCGCGCCGCCCACGACCTCGGCGACGACCGTCTCGCCGAGCTCGCCCGGATGTCCTTCCGCGCCAGCCGCGCCCCCCAGGAGGTCGTCGACGCGGCCCTGGCCGACATCGACGCCTGGCTCGGGGCGTAG
- a CDS encoding LrgB family protein, whose translation MRDDLLDLARSPVVLLLITLGGYQAGRWLQRRTGGHALAQPVLPAIAAAGLAITVLDVDYTDYRSATELIAFWLGPATVALAIPLHRQADRLKGFVVPLLVAIFVGAATSIVTAVLIARALGADEQLEKTLSAKAATTPVAIALTQSLGGIPPLAAVFAISIGIVSAITAPAVLNLLRIRDRRARGLAVGAVSHGIGASRMLREDETEGAFAGLAMGLSALAISLLVPVLALVLF comes from the coding sequence ATGAGGGACGACCTGCTCGACCTGGCCCGCTCGCCGGTGGTGCTGCTGCTGATCACGCTCGGCGGGTACCAGGCGGGGCGCTGGCTCCAGCGTCGTACCGGCGGGCATGCGCTGGCCCAGCCCGTGCTGCCCGCGATCGCCGCGGCCGGACTGGCGATCACGGTGCTCGACGTCGACTACACCGACTACCGCAGTGCGACCGAGCTGATCGCGTTCTGGCTCGGGCCGGCGACCGTGGCGCTGGCGATCCCGCTGCACCGGCAGGCCGACCGGCTCAAGGGGTTCGTCGTACCGCTGCTGGTGGCGATCTTCGTCGGCGCGGCCACCTCGATCGTCACCGCCGTCCTCATCGCGCGCGCCCTCGGCGCGGACGAGCAGCTGGAGAAGACGCTCTCCGCCAAGGCCGCCACGACCCCGGTCGCCATCGCGCTCACCCAGTCCCTGGGCGGGATCCCGCCGCTGGCCGCGGTCTTCGCGATCTCGATCGGCATCGTCAGCGCGATCACCGCGCCGGCCGTGCTCAACCTGCTGCGCATCCGGGACCGGCGTGCCCGCGGGCTGGCCGTCGGTGCGGTCTCGCACGGCATCGGCGCCTCCCGGATGCTGCGCGAGGACGAGACCGAGGGGGCCTTCGCGGGCCTCGCGATGGGCCTGTCCGCGCTGGCGATCAGCCTGCTGGTCCCGGTGCTCGCACTGGTGCTCTTCTGA
- a CDS encoding TetR/AcrR family transcriptional regulator produces the protein MPETPRTPKAAQTRDAILATALRLFREDGYDRTTMRAVAKEAGVSLGSAYYYFASKEHLVQAFYDELLGEHQGAVEDVLARESGFAARLQGSLEAWLTVAAPHHAFAAQFFRNAADPASPLSPFSTESAPARDGSIDLMRRLLDGSDAKVSRALHAQLPELLWLLQMGVVLFWVYDASEGQRRTRTLVRGLVPLVDRLVRMSRLPVLRGVVDDVLALVTSLRA, from the coding sequence GTGCCGGAGACACCACGGACCCCCAAGGCCGCCCAGACCCGGGACGCGATCCTCGCGACCGCGCTGCGGCTCTTCCGGGAGGACGGCTACGACCGCACGACGATGCGCGCGGTCGCCAAGGAGGCCGGGGTCTCGCTCGGGAGCGCGTACTACTACTTCGCCTCCAAGGAGCACCTCGTCCAGGCGTTCTACGACGAGCTGCTCGGCGAGCACCAGGGTGCGGTCGAGGACGTGCTCGCCCGGGAGTCCGGCTTCGCCGCCCGCCTCCAGGGCAGCCTGGAGGCCTGGCTCACGGTCGCGGCACCGCACCACGCCTTCGCGGCGCAGTTCTTCCGCAACGCCGCCGACCCGGCCAGCCCGCTCTCGCCGTTCAGCACCGAGTCCGCGCCGGCCCGCGACGGCAGCATCGACCTCATGCGCCGCCTCCTGGACGGCTCCGACGCCAAGGTCTCCCGTGCGCTGCACGCCCAGCTGCCCGAGCTGCTGTGGCTGCTCCAGATGGGCGTCGTCCTCTTCTGGGTGTACGACGCCAGCGAGGGCCAGCGCCGTACCCGCACCCTCGTCCGGGGGCTCGTCCCGCTCGTGGACCGGCTCGTCCGGATGAGCCGCCTCCCGGTGCTGCGCGGCGTCGTGGACGACGTGCTCGCGCTCGTCACCTCGCTGCGCGCCTGA
- the rplA gene encoding 50S ribosomal protein L1, which yields MQRSKTYRAAAETFDKNELYAPLAAIKIAKTSSKKKFDETVDVVFRLGVDPRKADQMVRGTVNLPHGTGKTARVLVFANGDKADAAREAGADFVGSDELIDKVAGGWTDFDAVVATPDLMGKVGRLGRVLGPRGLMPNPKVGTVTPDPAKAVSDIKGGKIEFRVDRHANLHFIIGKASFSEQQLAENYAAALEEVLRLKPASSKGRYLKKVTVSTTMGPGVQVDPNRIKNVAAEDEV from the coding sequence ATGCAGCGCAGCAAGACCTACCGCGCGGCTGCCGAGACGTTCGACAAGAACGAGCTCTACGCACCGCTCGCCGCGATCAAGATCGCGAAGACCAGCAGCAAGAAGAAGTTCGACGAGACCGTGGACGTCGTGTTCCGCCTCGGCGTCGACCCCCGCAAGGCGGACCAGATGGTGCGCGGCACCGTCAACCTGCCCCACGGCACGGGCAAGACCGCCCGCGTCCTCGTGTTCGCCAACGGCGACAAGGCCGACGCCGCCCGTGAGGCCGGCGCCGACTTCGTCGGCAGCGACGAGCTCATCGACAAGGTCGCCGGCGGCTGGACCGACTTCGACGCCGTGGTCGCCACCCCGGACCTCATGGGCAAGGTCGGCCGCCTCGGCCGCGTGCTCGGTCCCCGTGGCCTCATGCCGAACCCCAAGGTCGGCACCGTGACGCCGGACCCGGCCAAGGCCGTCTCCGACATCAAGGGCGGAAAGATCGAGTTCCGCGTCGACCGCCACGCCAACCTGCACTTCATCATCGGCAAGGCGTCCTTCTCCGAGCAGCAGCTCGCCGAGAACTACGCCGCTGCCCTCGAGGAGGTGCTGCGGCTCAAGCCGGCCAGCTCCAAGGGCCGCTACCTGAAGAAGGTCACCGTCTCCACGACCATGGGCCCCGGCGTCCAGGTCGACCCCAACCGCATCAAGAACGTCGCGGCTGAGGATGAAGTCTGA
- the nusG gene encoding transcription termination/antitermination protein NusG, translating to MEQHVSEQYDPAHDAEDTAAAEAFAAAELADEAAEVDEADEIETDADVEVDVEVDVEAEVQAEADDETDIDPEPEAAADDESDVDEEPEDQDPLEAFRRELWAKPGDWFVVHTYSGMENRVKQNLENRIHSLNMEDYIHEIVVPTEEVAEIKNGQRKMVKRTVLPGYVLVRMDLTDESWAAVRHTPSVTGFVGHSHQPVPLSMDEVEKMLAPAVVTAAAAEAEAAAATSSGGTSTTPAKKPIEVADFGVNDSVLIVDGAFATLHATITEINAEAQRVKALVEIFGRETPVELSFGQIQRV from the coding sequence ATGGAGCAGCACGTGTCCGAGCAGTACGACCCGGCCCACGACGCCGAGGACACCGCCGCCGCCGAGGCCTTCGCGGCCGCTGAGCTCGCCGACGAGGCAGCTGAGGTGGACGAGGCCGACGAGATCGAGACCGACGCCGACGTCGAGGTTGACGTCGAGGTCGACGTCGAGGCCGAGGTGCAGGCCGAGGCCGACGACGAGACCGACATCGACCCGGAGCCCGAGGCTGCGGCCGACGACGAGTCCGATGTCGACGAGGAGCCCGAGGACCAGGACCCGCTCGAGGCGTTCCGCCGCGAGCTGTGGGCCAAGCCCGGCGACTGGTTCGTGGTGCACACCTACTCCGGCATGGAGAACCGGGTGAAGCAGAACCTCGAGAACCGGATCCACTCCCTCAACATGGAGGACTACATCCACGAGATCGTGGTCCCCACCGAGGAGGTCGCCGAGATCAAGAACGGCCAGCGCAAGATGGTCAAGCGCACCGTTCTCCCCGGCTACGTGCTGGTCCGGATGGACCTCACCGACGAGTCCTGGGCCGCCGTGCGGCACACGCCGTCGGTCACCGGCTTCGTGGGTCACAGCCACCAGCCGGTCCCGCTGAGCATGGACGAGGTCGAGAAGATGCTCGCCCCCGCCGTGGTCACCGCGGCTGCTGCCGAGGCCGAGGCCGCCGCGGCCACCTCGTCCGGTGGTACGTCGACCACGCCGGCCAAGAAGCCGATCGAGGTCGCCGACTTCGGCGTCAACGACTCCGTGCTCATCGTCGACGGCGCCTTCGCGACGCTGCACGCGACGATCACCGAGATCAACGCCGAGGCCCAGCGGGTCAAGGCGCTCGTCGAGATCTTCGGCCGGGAGACCCCGGTCGAGCTCAGCTTCGGTCAGATCCAGCGGGTCTGA
- a CDS encoding MaoC/PaaZ C-terminal domain-containing protein, producing MSDLTPGAVLEARTYEITRADLVAYAHASGDHNPIHQDESIALAVGLPGVIAHGMYTLALVGRAVREWTGDAEVVELGAKFVAPVVVPAEGAARVTVAGTVGERNDAGLLTLALEITSDGTKVLGAPKVSVRA from the coding sequence ATGAGCGACCTGACGCCGGGCGCCGTCCTCGAGGCGCGCACCTACGAGATCACCCGGGCCGACCTGGTCGCCTACGCCCACGCGAGCGGGGACCACAACCCGATCCACCAGGACGAGTCGATCGCGCTCGCGGTCGGGCTGCCGGGGGTCATCGCGCACGGCATGTACACGCTGGCGCTCGTGGGCCGCGCGGTCCGCGAGTGGACCGGCGATGCCGAGGTCGTCGAGCTCGGGGCGAAGTTCGTCGCGCCGGTCGTCGTACCGGCCGAGGGGGCGGCGCGGGTGACCGTGGCCGGGACCGTCGGCGAGCGCAACGACGCCGGCCTGCTCACGCTCGCCCTCGAGATCACCAGCGACGGCACCAAGGTGCTGGGCGCGCCCAAGGTCTCGGTCCGTGCCTGA
- a CDS encoding UDP-N-acetylmuramate dehydrogenase encodes MPDPSLADLTTLRLGGPGERYVAAPDAATLVAAVTAADAAGDAVLLVGGGSNLVVADAGFAGTVVHLTSRGIDVDPDAGTGVGEVTVAAGEPWDDFVARAVAEGWSGIEALSGIPGTVGATPIQNVGAYGQEVAQTIARVRVWDRMLRGERVFTAEECRFGYRHSRFKADAGRHLVLDVTFRLPQDELSAPVGYAELARTLGVAVGERAPLADVRTAVLGLRRGKGMVLDAADHDTWSAGSFFTNPIVDPSRVPDGAPSYPQGDGGVKTSAAWLIEHAGFCKGFGLDRPGARVSLSTKHTLALTNRGGASTDELLALAREVRDGVAARFGIDLVNEPVLIGCAL; translated from the coding sequence GTGCCTGACCCGTCCCTCGCGGACCTCACGACGCTGCGCCTGGGCGGCCCGGGGGAGCGGTACGTCGCCGCCCCGGACGCCGCGACGCTCGTCGCCGCGGTGACGGCGGCCGACGCCGCCGGTGACGCGGTGCTCCTGGTCGGTGGCGGCAGCAACCTCGTCGTGGCCGACGCGGGCTTCGCGGGCACGGTCGTGCACCTCACCTCCCGCGGGATCGACGTCGACCCCGACGCTGGCACCGGCGTCGGGGAGGTGACCGTCGCGGCCGGCGAGCCGTGGGACGACTTCGTCGCGCGCGCCGTCGCCGAGGGCTGGTCGGGCATCGAGGCGCTCTCCGGCATCCCGGGGACCGTCGGCGCGACGCCGATCCAGAACGTCGGCGCCTACGGCCAGGAGGTCGCCCAGACGATCGCCCGGGTGCGCGTGTGGGACCGGATGCTCCGCGGCGAGCGGGTCTTCACCGCCGAGGAGTGCCGCTTCGGCTACCGCCACTCGCGGTTCAAGGCCGACGCCGGCCGCCACCTCGTCCTCGACGTCACCTTCCGCCTGCCGCAGGACGAGCTGTCCGCCCCGGTCGGGTACGCCGAGCTCGCCCGCACCCTCGGCGTCGCCGTGGGCGAGCGCGCCCCCCTCGCCGACGTCCGTACGGCGGTCCTCGGCCTACGCCGCGGCAAGGGCATGGTCCTCGACGCCGCCGACCACGACACCTGGAGCGCGGGCTCCTTCTTCACCAACCCGATCGTCGACCCGTCGCGGGTGCCCGACGGGGCGCCGTCGTACCCGCAGGGGGACGGGGGCGTGAAGACCAGCGCGGCCTGGCTCATCGAGCACGCCGGCTTCTGCAAGGGCTTCGGCCTCGACCGCCCCGGCGCCCGGGTCTCGCTGTCGACCAAGCACACGCTCGCGCTGACCAACCGCGGCGGCGCCAGCACCGACGAGCTCCTGGCGCTGGCGCGCGAGGTGCGCGACGGGGTGGCGGCGCGGTTCGGGATCGACCTGGTCAACGAGCCTGTGCTGATCGGCTGCGCGCTCTGA